AGGCGGCCGAAACGGTGTACAACGCCATCATTCGCCGCGAGGCCCACGAGGCGCGACGGCCTCGACTTCGCCCCATGTTGCGACAGTTCGATCCCGTTGGCTCCACCGACTCCGTTCTCTTCGACACACGTAAGCAGTGCGTTGAGGTCGAGAACTCTCACGTCAACCGGGTCACCCTCGATGGCAAGGATGGAAACTCGTGGGAGGAAAAGGTTGCCAAGGTTTGCGACTCGTTAGCTTTCGACGGAAAGATCACCTCATTCGTCAAGAATGATCAGCTTGGGTTCCTCATCCCCTACGTGCACAATGGTCGCAGCCACTCCTATGTTCCTGACTTCCTGCTTCGCCTTCCGCAACAGCCTCACGAAGACTTCGTGCGCACGCTCATCGTGGAGGTTTCCGGCTCACAGAAGAGCCCAGGCCCGACAAAGGAGAAGGCCAGAACGGCGCGCGACAGCTGGTGTGTCGCCGTCAACAACCATCGCGGGTTCGGCCGCTGGGGCTACATCGAAATGCATAGGGCAGAAGTCGATAATGCCCAGTCCGTTCTGCGGGATGCGATCAATAGCTTGCTCCGTGATGAAGCCATCATTGGAGACCCGGATCTGCTCGAAGATTTTGTCTTGTCCACAATGGAGGCACACTAATGGCGCGTAAGCCCAGTACATCTGGCCCGACTCCGGTCGAGTCGATTACCCACAGCGAGAAGCGCACAAACATTCCAACCGCGGATGCTGCTGGTACGTTCTTCGACGAGAACGGCTCCTCTTTGCCTCCATTGCTATACCCACGTGACACGAGCCTTGACCCTCAGCTTGTCTGGCGCGGCAAAGATGAGCAAGATAAGGCGGACCTCGTGGTGGACGCTCCACCGATTTACATCCAGGAGAAAATCGATCCACGTGTGTTGATCGAGAACCTCCGCAAGACCGCGAAGAAAGGCGAGAGCGAACCGGAGCTAACGCTGTTCGATGACTTCGACGGGCTCGACGAACTCTCGCAGGTGGAGTTCTATCAGCACGAGGCAAACTGGGCGAACCGCATGATCCTCGGCGACTCGCTTCAGGTCATGGGGTCGTTGGCCGAGCGGGAGCAGCTGCGCGGCAAGGTTCAGATGATCTATGTCGACCCGCCGTACGGTATTAATTTTGGCTCCAATTGGCAGACTTCCGCCAGAGAACGCACAGTGAAAGATGGGCGCCTCGAGGACGTTGCGAGGGAAGCTGAACAGATAAAGGCATTCCGCGACACATGGGAACTCGGAATCCATTCCTACCTTTCGTATTTGCGTGACCGACTTGTCGTTGCGCGCGACCTTCTAACCGAAAGCGGAAGCGTCTTCGTCCAGATCGGTGACGAGAATGTGCACCTTGTCCGCGCTCTGCTCGACGAGGTTTTCGGTAATCAGAACTTCGCTGGACAGTTCGCATTCAGAACGAAAATTCCACTCAGAACGACCCTTGTACCCGCGATTTACGATCACGTTCTCTGGTACGGACGTTCCGTCGAGGACATCAAATTTCGGAGGCTTTTTAAGCGGCGCCGCTCCGGAGTTGGATCACAATTCACGAATGTCGAGGAATCGGACGGTACCCGAAGGAAGCTAACAAGGCCGGAGCTCCAAGACATTGAAAACGTCGATGGCGTCGGTCGAACATATCGCCTTACCGACCTAGTTTCGGCAGGACGTACAGAATCGTGCGTCTTTGAGTTTGGGTTTGGAGGCAAGACGTTCTACCCGTCGGGAAGTAAGAGTTGGAAGACCAATCCAGCTGGAATTTCGAAGCTGATCGCCGCAAACAGAATCGAGGCTCCTGCAAAGATGCCTAACTACGTCTTCTTCGCGGACGACTATCCGGTGGAAGAACTTGACAATGTTTGGACTGACACTCAAGGGGCTCTCGACCGCACATACGTGGTGCAGACAAGCCATCGGGTTATTGAGCGTTGTGTATTAATGGCGACTGACCCTGGCGACCTTGTACTGGATCCAACCTGCGGATCAGGTACGACTGCCTATGTCAGTGAAAACTGGGGCAGACGCTGGATCACAATCGATTCTTCGCGGGTCGCGCTCGCCCTGGCCCGACAACGGCTAATGGGCTCACAGTATCCGTTCTTCCTGTTAGCGGACTCGGTGGAGGGACGTCGCAAAGAGCAGGAGCTTTCAGGCAAAGCGATGCCATCCGTGACAGTAGCGAACGACGTACGCCACGGATTCGTTTACCAACGCGTCCCACACATAACGTTGGGCTCAATTACAAATAACCCCGACATCCGGGAAGGAATGAGCCGGGAGGAGATCGACACAGCGATCAAGCGTCACGCTGAATTCGAATACCTCTACGACAAGCCGTTCGAAGACAAGAAAAGCGTGCGAGTTTCAGGGCCGTTTACGGTCGAAAGCCTCTCGCCGCACCGTTCGCTGAGCTTCGACGACGCGAAAGAGACCAGTGCGCGTGAGTCAATCAGCGAACGCGGCGATGTCACCGACGCCGAGCGACCAAGCTTCGAGCAGTCGATCCTACTGAACCTGCAACGAGCCGGCATTCAGAACGGGCGACGCGATGAGCGAATCGAGTTCGCGACTCTCGACTACCATGCAGGCAGCTATGTGCAAGCCATCGGCGAGCGCAAGTACGACGATGAGAATGATTTGAACACTGCCAATCGGGTGGCTGTCGCAATTGGTCCGCAATATGGCACAGTAAGCCCGGGCTTCGTTAAGAGCGCGGCAAAGGAGGCAATCGCCGACGCATCCGTTGATTTGCTGTGTGTCCTTGGGTTCGCCTTTGATCCACAGGCAACCGGCGTGACTGAAGACGATGGGGTGACGATCATTGCTGGCGACGACGGGTTCGCCAACGTCGAAAGTGAACGCAAGCTGGGCCGCATCAAGGTACTGCTAGTACGAATGAACGCCGACCTGCTCATGGGCGAGGACCTTAAAAAGACTGGAGCCGGCAACCTCTTCACCGTCTTCGGCGAACCAGACATTGACATCCGGGACACTGACGACGGCAAGCTCGAAGTCGAGTTGCGTGGAGTCGACGTCTATGACCCAACCACGGGTGAAGTTCGTAGCCGCCAAACTGATCGAATCGCACTCTGGATGATCGACACCGACTACAACGAGGAGTCGTTCTTCGTGCGGCACTGCTACTTCACTGGCGGCAACAATCCATACAAGAAGCTCAAGAGCGCGCTCAAAGCCGACATCAACCCCGACGCGTGGGCGACGCTTAATCGCACGGTTTCCACGCCTTTTGATCGACCGACCACCGGAAAGATCGCGATCAAAGTCATCAACGACTATGGCGACGAGGTCATGAAGGTCTTCGAAGTCAGCTGAACGATTGGGTGGCGGATCCGAAATGACGCAGTACACCGAAGAACAACAGCAAGCAATCGACGAGCTCACGTTCCCACTGCAGCTCATTGCTTGCGCTGGTTCAGGTAAGACCCAGGTCATCTCACAGAGAATTTCGCACATTCTCGCCCAACCCGGCATAGAGCCTCGTAACATCGTTGCGTTCACATTCACCGAAAAAGCTGCTGCAGAGCTCAAGGACCGCATCTACTCGCTTGTGCAGCAGGAGCATGGCGAGGTGATCGGTCTCGCCGAGATGTACATTGGCACCATGCACGGCTACGGCCTGGACCTCCTCCAGACCTACGTTCCTGAAGCTTTCAAGTTCAACGTGCTCACGGAGATCACACAACGGCTCCTGATCGACCGCAACAGCCGCGAATCGGGGCTGACGACCTGCACCACCTCTTCGACCGGAACACCCCGGCTCCGCCGGTACATCCACTCGAAGCTCTACATGCAGGTCCTGTCGATCCTGCAGGAAGACGATGTCGACTTCGAGCAAGTGCCCGACGCTGTGGGTTCGAGCCTGCAGTCGTACGTCACGCTGCTGAGCAAACACAGCTACTTTGACTACACCAGCATGATCGCCACCGCCGTTGACTTCCTTGAAACCGACCCCGCCGAGAATCTCGACCCCGCCGAGTCTGCAGTTCTCGAACACCTCCGGATCGACGTGAAGTACGTGGTCGTTGATGAATACCAGGATGTCAATCCATTGCAGGAACGTCTGGTCGCAGCCTTGGTGCGATTCGGGGCCAATCTCTGCGTCGTTGGCGACGATGATCAAACGATCTACCAGTGGCGCGGGAGCGAAGTCAACAACATCCTGACGTTTCCCGACCGCCATCCGGGAGCGCGGATAATCGAACTTTCGGATAACTTTCGGTCTAGCAAGGGAATTATCGAGCTCGGCAGGAGCATCGCAGAGCGTATCCCTGCCGACGAACGGCTCAGCAAGGGGATGGTGTATGCCTCTCACCAGCAATGGGAACGCGACGACCTGCTCGCTCTCGAGTTTTCGGATCCAGAGGCCGAAGCAGTGTGGATCACCGATCGAATTGAAGCCTTGCGTGGTATTCCGTTCATTGACAATCCGGGTGATTCACCGCGGGGTCTGTCGTGGTCCGATGCGGCCGTCCTCTTCCGATCAGTGAAGGACGCGGGACCCTTGGTTGAGGAGTTCCGTCGGCGCGGTATTCCGTATCTAATCAAGGGCCTCGCGCGTCTCTTCGAAGCGCCGGAGATCATCGCGGTCGTCGGGTTGTTCCGATACATGATGGGTCAGATCGACTCCGCGTCGCTTAGAGCACTATGGGAGCAGGCGGACATCCTGCCGTATCTCGACCGCTTCGCTAAGGCGACTGCGTTGCTAGACGCAGGTAAGCGTTTTGATAGTGGCGAGCGATGGGGCATCTACAACATCCAGCGGCTCTACCTGGAAGTGCTTGAGGCGCTAGGGATTCGCGAAGATTCCATACCGGGATCGCCTGAGCGTGCTGAGCTCGTGATGTATCAGCTCGGCAAGTTCAGCCAAGTCATCTCCGATTTCGAGGCAATCTACTTCTCATCGGCACCGCGCTCGAAGTACGAATCATTCGTCGGCTTTCTCGAGTACCAGGCGCCGAGCTACTACGAAGAATCGGACGAGGACAACGGGTATGCAGCCCCCGATGCGGTGACCATCTCCACAGTCCATCGGGCGAAGGGGATGCAATGGCCGGCGGTATTCGTGCCATGTTTGCGGCGGAACCGATTTCCTTCATCCGCTTCTGGCGGGTTGAATGTTTTTCACGTCGTACCCGTCTCGGCAGTGCCACACGGCTCTCGCTACCGTGGCGGACTGTCTGAGGAAACCCGCCTCTTCTATGTCGCGGTCACCCGCGCAAAGAAGTATCTGTATGCGACGTTCTCCCCCGGAGATTCAGCGCGGAGTAGACGGCGCTCGGAATTCTTTGACCACCTCACAAGGTCATCCTGGGTCTCTACGGCGGACCAGGGACTACCAGTTAACCTCGAACGGTTGACGCCCACTCCGCGCCACGAGACGCCTCAGGTGACCATCTCGTTTTCGGAGCTCAAGTACCTCTTTGATTGTCCGTACCAGTTCAAGCTGCGTTTCATGTACGGGTTCAACCCGCCCATTCACGAAGCACTGGGATACGGGAAGGGGCTCCACGACGCACTCGCCGAGATGCACAAGCGAGCACTCGCAGGAGAGCTGCTCGAACGCGACAGTGCCCTGGAGTTGGTCGACCGCCACCTCAACACCCCTTACGCCTATCCAGCGCTGCGCGAACAACTGCGCAAGGCTGCAGTCGGCGCGATCGAGCGTTACTTCGATGTCCACGGCGACGACCTCCCCCGCACTATTCATTCTGAGAAACAGATCCAGGTGCAGGTGGGGCCAGGCGTTACCGTCGACGGGCGAATCGACCTGATCAAGCGCCTGGCGACGGACGAGGTATCCATCGTCGACTTCAAGTCGACCGATCGCGCTCAGGCCGAAGATGTCACCCGCGACCAGCTCCATGTGTACGCCTTGGGCTATCGCGAATTAACTGGCGAGTCAGCTGACTTGATCGAAGTGCTGAACCTTGACGAAGAGGGTAAGAACACTCGCGAAGCCGTGCGTCCAGAATTGCTCAAGGGGATCGCCGCGCGGATCGAGCAAGTGGCAAACGACATTCGGCATAACCATTTCGAATGCACGCACGATCACTCAGGCGACAGTGGCTTTGACGATCTCGCATGGCTCTGCGTGCCTCGCAGCCCGCACGAGTTGGAAGATCGCTGATATGCGTCGGGGACACCTTGACGTGGCTAAGTGTTTTCGCTGATCGACCCAGGAACTTGCGCGATTTCTAGGGCAGCGCGCCCCCAAGAAGTCCCACACGCGGCGCCCGCTATCCACGCGATTGGTGGTCGTGGCCACACCATCGACCGTCACTGTCACGGCATCGCCGACGCGCAGCGTGAAATCGTCCGGCGGAACAATGCCGGTCCCGGTCGACAGCCACGCACCATCCGGAAAGTTCTCGGCTCGGAACAGCCAGTCCACCAGGTCGGCGGGCGTGCGGGCCAACGCCGCTGTGGTCGTATGGTCCGGCACGACCGCGATCCCGTGCTCGAGTTTCGGCCCGACGCGTTTGGGCGACTTATGTGCAAGGCCGAAATAGTGTCATCTCGAAACCTAGCGATGATGTGTGCTTTTATCGACACGCGCATGGCGCCCTCGACGGCCTCGAAAACTACGTCCAACGTCAAAACTCAGCGATCTTGCGGACTGAAGCCGTCGCGCTGGCCCCGGTCGATGAGGCGAAGTAGTACCTCGACATCGTCGAACTGGTGGGCCGGATCGGACGCCACATGCCACCCACGATCGCCTTGCGCAATGTGAGCGATCTTGCGGTCACGCGTGTAAATGTCGACGGTTCCGTCTTGAAGCTCGATCCAGTCGAAGTCGCCCTTCAAAGTCATAATCGCACTCTAACGAATGTTGGGCACTCTCGCGGGAGATGGGAGCATGCGTCGACAAACATTCGCCCGATTTGGCGCTCCTCAACACGCTGTCCAGGCCTCTCCCGAGGCTCGAAATCTCCGGCCAAGATCGACCGTGCCAAGCACGCCGACTGCGTGCCGGAAACAGGCCTGAGATACTCCAAAAGGCAACCCGAAGGTCTGGCGACGACTATGCGTCAGCACTCGAAGCCGCTTTGGCTTTTTCAGCACCGGCCCTGTCCGCGCGACCCAGCCCAACCGCCGGCAAGATCACACTGTTTATCAGTGACAGCAGGAAGGCGCGGTCGACCGGTTTCCGCAGGATCAGTACCGGATAGGCGGCCATCGACGGGCTCATCAGAGCCAGGGTTTCCAGGCTGCAGTTCGCCCCGATCGCACGCTTCATCAGAATGCGGTTGACCGCCGCACGGCTCGACCAGCGCGGCATTCGCGACATCCGCCAGTTCGGGCGCGCGCGACCGCATCGAGACGCCACCGGCCATCACTGCAGCCTGCGCTTGGCCGCCTCAATGCTGTGCGGTTTGGCGATCACCGCCAGCTCGGACTCCGGCACATCCCAGCCTGAATCTTCGCGGATCGCGCTCCCGCCACGCGCGCCCTCCGCGTTGCAGTCAACCGTACGCAAGTGGATGCTTATGCGACTGGCTACCGAGAGACGCAGACGCTACGCCCCTTCAGAAGTGACGACGTCGCCGAGTTGCAACTGCCGTCCGCGGCGGCGATCGACCTCGCCATTCACGCCACGTCGCCATCGGCGATGGGCTGTTTCGCGTTTCCACCAGACTCGAGGAGCGCAGCGAACTTCAGGAACTGCCCGAGGTGAATGGCCTCACCACCGATCGGGATGTCTTCGATGGGAGCCGGTCTGGTCATTTCCGAATGCTAGACCATATGAGGGTGGTCAGTCTTTGAGGCTGGGGCCTCGTTTCACATAGACGTGGGTTGCCAACAGGTGAAAGGTTGACCGATCCGACAGGTGAGCTTTGGAGGCCCCAGTTGACTATCTATCGTAGTTTCGTTGGTCTGGATGTGCACGTCCGAACGATCGTGGGGTGCGCTATCGATGTGGATACCGGTGAGGTGCTGCGACGACGATTCGGGTACGACCTGGCCGAGGTCGTGTTCTGGGTGGCCTCGTTGCCGGGTCCGACGCAGGTGACGTATGAGGCCGGCCCGACCGGTTTCGGCTTGTATCGTCGGCTGATCGAGTCCGGGATCTGGTGTGTGGTCGCGGCGCCGTCGAAGTTGCAACGGCCCTCCGGGGATCGGGTCAAGACCGATCAGCGGGATGCGTTCCATCTGGCCCGGCTGCTCAAATTGGACGAGATCGTGGCGGTGACGGTTCCCTCGATCGAGGAGGAGACCTCCCGGGATCTGGTGCGCACCCGGGAGGATACCCGGCAGGATCTGATGGCCTCCCGGCACCGGTTGTCGAAACTGTTACTGATGCACGGGTTCGTCGATGACGACGGTGAGGCGTGGACACGCAAACACGACCGTTGGTTGCGGCAGCACCGCGACGGGGACCTTGCGTTCCAGACTAGGTGGCGCTGCTGCGTCGGCCAGTCAGCGGATACCTGCTGGTGGACCCACACTCGCGGACACGCTCGATACCATCACGGTATGCGCCGGACGAACTTCCCACTACCCACTTCTTGGGATCGAAAAGGTCTGGCTGCTGCAGGTTTCGAGGGTTTTGTCCCCTTAGTGGGTCTGGTTATGAAGGAGGTGACTCCAGAAAAGGGCATATATGCCGTACTTCGGCCGAACTCGGACGCGCCGTACACGCTTCTAGAACACAGTCCGCTTGACCGATACACGCTGGAGGATCTGGAGAGACGGTGGATCCCGGGTGCTCCCATCGTCTACATCGGCAAGGCCGGCAGCCCGACCAGCAAAGGCGGTCTCAAGTCTCGGCTGAACCCCTTCGGCCGGAAGGCTCGCAGCCATTCCGGGGGGAGATCGATCTGGCAACTTGATGACGTAGATCAACTGTTGATCTGCTGGATCAAGACACCTGGCATGGACCCTCAAGATGTTGAAAGGGACTATCTGGACGAGTTTGCGCGAGTGCATCTAGCTCAGCCATTCGCCAACGTAGACGGCCGCAAGTAGCCCGAAAGTGACTCGGTCAACGGGCGCTCGCATTCGGCACTCCCGCATGAACCTCAGTTCGTCAATCTTGGTTAGTGGCATGGGACCCATTACCGCTGCCACCTTGCGGGGTGCGAGACCCGCCGTTTCCGCCCTGACGATGCGTTGTGGGACGAGGGGGCAACGGATGCGATTCACGGACTTCTTCGCCGTCGAACGAGACGGCGACGACAACTGGTTCGACCGCGAGGTGAGCACCAACACGCCCCTGTATGTCCCTCCCTCGTGTTCGAGGAAGATGACCCCTACTGGGCAGGGGCTCGACAGACTGTGATCGGCATCTTCGGCCTCGCCCTCAGCTTCGTAGATGCCTCCGGTGGGGACGTGACTTCGCCTCGCTACTCGAGAAGCGATTGCTCGGCTGGTCAGGGCTCCAGCGCCACATCGATTACATGTTCGGCGAGGACTTCGTGGCATTCGAGAATCCCCGGGTCGGGAACGCGCTGTACCTGACGTACGGCGACTGGGAGGACCTGAGCCAGCTGTCGCGGTCACAGCTCCTTGCGTCGCGTGGGGGCGATTTAGACCGAATCATCCACACGGCGCGCTGGTTTGAGAGACTCCGAGTCGCGGATTACAACTACCGACACAACTGAGCCAAGGTCGGTGGCCTCCCACAGCCATCGGGGCATGTACCTGCCTACGGCAAACCCGACGGTTCTACGCCAGGGGTGGCCCCATCTCTACCGGCGACCACTCGCCCTCCGGTTCGTCAGGAGGGGCCAGCCCGAACAACAGGATGTCGAGGCACCGTCGCGTCTCAGTGATGAACTGCTGGAGCATCGGCATCACGTCGTAGGTTGTGTCCCGGTGGGTGAGCTGCACCTTCATGGCCGGGCGTAGGATCATCTGGCCGACCATGCGGATTGGCGCTCCAGCGTGGATCGTCCCGAGCACCACGCCGTCGGCGAACTTCACGTCGTCCTTCATGTCCACACGAGGTACCGCCTGGGTGCCGTGGTC
The Rathayibacter sp. SW19 DNA segment above includes these coding regions:
- a CDS encoding site-specific DNA-methyltransferase yields the protein MARKPSTSGPTPVESITHSEKRTNIPTADAAGTFFDENGSSLPPLLYPRDTSLDPQLVWRGKDEQDKADLVVDAPPIYIQEKIDPRVLIENLRKTAKKGESEPELTLFDDFDGLDELSQVEFYQHEANWANRMILGDSLQVMGSLAEREQLRGKVQMIYVDPPYGINFGSNWQTSARERTVKDGRLEDVAREAEQIKAFRDTWELGIHSYLSYLRDRLVVARDLLTESGSVFVQIGDENVHLVRALLDEVFGNQNFAGQFAFRTKIPLRTTLVPAIYDHVLWYGRSVEDIKFRRLFKRRRSGVGSQFTNVEESDGTRRKLTRPELQDIENVDGVGRTYRLTDLVSAGRTESCVFEFGFGGKTFYPSGSKSWKTNPAGISKLIAANRIEAPAKMPNYVFFADDYPVEELDNVWTDTQGALDRTYVVQTSHRVIERCVLMATDPGDLVLDPTCGSGTTAYVSENWGRRWITIDSSRVALALARQRLMGSQYPFFLLADSVEGRRKEQELSGKAMPSVTVANDVRHGFVYQRVPHITLGSITNNPDIREGMSREEIDTAIKRHAEFEYLYDKPFEDKKSVRVSGPFTVESLSPHRSLSFDDAKETSARESISERGDVTDAERPSFEQSILLNLQRAGIQNGRRDERIEFATLDYHAGSYVQAIGERKYDDENDLNTANRVAVAIGPQYGTVSPGFVKSAAKEAIADASVDLLCVLGFAFDPQATGVTEDDGVTIIAGDDGFANVESERKLGRIKVLLVRMNADLLMGEDLKKTGAGNLFTVFGEPDIDIRDTDDGKLEVELRGVDVYDPTTGEVRSRQTDRIALWMIDTDYNEESFFVRHCYFTGGNNPYKKLKSALKADINPDAWATLNRTVSTPFDRPTTGKIAIKVINDYGDEVMKVFEVS
- a CDS encoding ATP-dependent helicase; protein product: MTQYTEEQQQAIDELTFPLQLIACAGSGKTQVISQRISHILAQPGIEPRNIVAFTFTEKAAAELKDRIYSLVQQEHGEVIGLAEMYIGTMHGYGLDLLQTYVPEAFKFNVLTEITQRLLIDRNSRESGLTTCTTSSTGTPRLRRYIHSKLYMQVLSILQEDDVDFEQVPDAVGSSLQSYVTLLSKHSYFDYTSMIATAVDFLETDPAENLDPAESAVLEHLRIDVKYVVVDEYQDVNPLQERLVAALVRFGANLCVVGDDDQTIYQWRGSEVNNILTFPDRHPGARIIELSDNFRSSKGIIELGRSIAERIPADERLSKGMVYASHQQWERDDLLALEFSDPEAEAVWITDRIEALRGIPFIDNPGDSPRGLSWSDAAVLFRSVKDAGPLVEEFRRRGIPYLIKGLARLFEAPEIIAVVGLFRYMMGQIDSASLRALWEQADILPYLDRFAKATALLDAGKRFDSGERWGIYNIQRLYLEVLEALGIREDSIPGSPERAELVMYQLGKFSQVISDFEAIYFSSAPRSKYESFVGFLEYQAPSYYEESDEDNGYAAPDAVTISTVHRAKGMQWPAVFVPCLRRNRFPSSASGGLNVFHVVPVSAVPHGSRYRGGLSEETRLFYVAVTRAKKYLYATFSPGDSARSRRRSEFFDHLTRSSWVSTADQGLPVNLERLTPTPRHETPQVTISFSELKYLFDCPYQFKLRFMYGFNPPIHEALGYGKGLHDALAEMHKRALAGELLERDSALELVDRHLNTPYAYPALREQLRKAAVGAIERYFDVHGDDLPRTIHSEKQIQVQVGPGVTVDGRIDLIKRLATDEVSIVDFKSTDRAQAEDVTRDQLHVYALGYRELTGESADLIEVLNLDEEGKNTREAVRPELLKGIAARIEQVANDIRHNHFECTHDHSGDSGFDDLAWLCVPRSPHELEDR
- a CDS encoding IS110 family transposase; the protein is MTIYRSFVGLDVHVRTIVGCAIDVDTGEVLRRRFGYDLAEVVFWVASLPGPTQVTYEAGPTGFGLYRRLIESGIWCVVAAPSKLQRPSGDRVKTDQRDAFHLARLLKLDEIVAVTVPSIEEETSRDLVRTREDTRQDLMASRHRLSKLLLMHGFVDDDGEAWTRKHDRWLRQHRDGDLAFQTRWRCCVGQSADTCWWTHTRGHARYHHGMRRTNFPLPTSWDRKGLAAAGFEGFVPLVGLVMKEVTPEKGIYAVLRPNSDAPYTLLEHSPLDRYTLEDLERRWIPGAPIVYIGKAGSPTSKGGLKSRLNPFGRKARSHSGGRSIWQLDDVDQLLICWIKTPGMDPQDVERDYLDEFARVHLAQPFANVDGRK